GTTTTTCGCTATCCCATCGAAATCTGGGACAGTAAAGACTTTGATTTTTATCAACTTTTAAACAATATTAAAAATGATGAAATTCGTATTATTGATGAAGGATATATCGGTGGTTTAAAATATATTTTTGAGAACGAAAATGAGGGTTCTTTGATACTTCATCCTGCCTTTCCAAATCCCGCTTATAGAGATTTTATTGTGCCTTTTATCTATAAAGATATTGACAATGAGGAAACTAAAATTTTTCGCTCCAAACGCGGAGAAAAAATGCGAGCTTATTCTTTTGGAGCTAGCGAGTGGTATTCGATTAAGTCTTTACTTGAATTTTGCTTTTCCCCTATAGGAAATTTCTACACCAAAGAACAAAAAATCAAAATTTTAGAACTTATGATACATACTTTTAAAGATAATTTGAATAAATCATTATATTTCTTTGATTCTTATGATAAGAAAATTTATGGGCTTGATATGTTTTATCTTTCTATTAATATTAAAGAAAATTCTATGTTTTTTAAAGCCCCGCTTGAAATGTTGATTATAGAAATTCGTAACACAATGCTTATAAGAAAAATACACCATCATTATACTAATGCAAAAGAATGCCCTACTCATATAGATCCTAAAGATGCAAGCATTATTATGGAAATTTTGTTGTATTGCTTAAAAGAAGATTTTGATCTTTTGCAAAGTTGTAAAATTATAGATGAAAAAACTATTTATGGAAATCTTTTTACAAAGGTTTTAAGCTTGGAACTTAAAAATAAAATATGATTAAATTTTAAAAACTTTCAACCATATAAAGATAAGCTGGGGTATTGATTTTTGCATAAGGTTCTATATAAGCAACTTGATACATATCTTCATCTATAATTTTTGTAATTTTACCCACAGGAACTCCAGGGAAAAATATCTCATCTAAGCCACTAGTTACAACCTCATCACCGACTTGAACCTTTGCCCATTTGGGAATAAATTTAACCATAGCCCTATCATTTTGTCCTTGTACCAAACCAGGCAGACGATCTTTACCTATATACACAGAAAAAACGCATTGCTCATCGCCTTGTAATAGACCCATTAGTCGATCTTCTTTATTGATCGCAATACCTGCTGTGTAGCCTTTATAAATCAGTCCCCTATTTCTATCATGCTCTCTAATAAAAGAATTAAGCCACACCTTTTTATAATCACCCACTTGCACATACGAAATCGCTCTAACTAAAGACACTTTAGGAAAATATTGACTAGAATTTCTATCTTCTAGAATTTGATTTAAATCATTACTAAGCGAAGATACTAAAATACTTGTTTTTCTAAGCTCTTCATTTTCACTTCGCAAATTTCGAATCTCATCGGCTTGATCGAAATGCTCATTAAATTTATTTTTTAAATACTCAATGAAGTCATAAAAGCTTGTAATCACAACATCATTGGTATTTAAAATATTTTTCTTAATCACTCCCCCATAATAAAAAGAAATAAATACTAAAAAAGATAAAATTAAAACATTACGAATTTTATTCTTCATTTGTTAATTGCTGCAATAATGAAATTTCCTCCAAAGCTTTACCTGTGCCTTTTGCAACTGCAAGCAAAGGTTCATCTGCAATATAAACAGGAAGTTTGACAATTTCAGATAAATACTTATCAAGCCCACGGATCAAAGCTCCACCACCTGTTAAAACCACGCCATTTTCTACTATATCACTTGCTAAATCAGGCGGCATCATTTCAAGTACTGTTTTTAAAGCATCGGCAATTTCTTTTAAATGCTCTCTCATAGCCTCTCTTACATCTTCACTTGTAAGCTCTATACGACTCAAAAGTCCGCTAACTTGATCGCGTCCTTTTACTATCATAGATAATTCTTTGGTAAGTTGCACAGCTGAACCAATTGTAATTTTAATTTCTTCACCTGTTCTCTCACCTATAA
This genomic interval from Campylobacter sp. CCS1377 contains the following:
- the mreC gene encoding rod shape-determining protein MreC — translated: MKNKIRNVLILSFLVFISFYYGGVIKKNILNTNDVVITSFYDFIEYLKNKFNEHFDQADEIRNLRSENEELRKTSILVSSLSNDLNQILEDRNSSQYFPKVSLVRAISYVQVGDYKKVWLNSFIREHDRNRGLIYKGYTAGIAINKEDRLMGLLQGDEQCVFSVYIGKDRLPGLVQGQNDRAMVKFIPKWAKVQVGDEVVTSGLDEIFFPGVPVGKITKIIDEDMYQVAYIEPYAKINTPAYLYMVESF